From a region of the Actinomadura luzonensis genome:
- a CDS encoding proton-translocating transhydrogenase family protein: MSTQFLADLSVFVLSLLVGFEVIGKVPTTLHTPLMSAANSVHGIVLAGALIIALAADGVLGYALVFVTAAFAAANVVGGYVVTDRMLEMFRPRKDAS, from the coding sequence GTGAGCACGCAGTTCCTCGCCGACCTGAGCGTGTTCGTGCTCAGCCTGCTGGTCGGCTTCGAGGTCATCGGCAAGGTGCCGACGACGCTCCACACGCCGCTGATGTCGGCGGCCAACTCGGTGCACGGCATCGTCCTGGCCGGCGCGCTGATCATCGCCCTGGCCGCGGACGGCGTCCTCGGGTACGCGCTGGTGTTCGTCACCGCCGCCTTCGCCGCCGCGAACGTCGTGGGCGGCTACGTCGTCACCGACCGGATGCTGGAGATGTTCCGGCCGCGGAAGGACGCCTCATGA
- a CDS encoding NAD(P) transhydrogenase subunit alpha has protein sequence MRRIGIVKESAPGERRVAITPDSVAHLRAAGLEVLVETRAGEAAFFPDSMYGQAGAEIVDADELYARADIVACVDRPPAARLRPGTFVVGLLRPDPAYLAELAARGVTAASLDRVPRTISAAQPMDAVTSQENVAGYRAAVVAAHAYERFFPLLVTAAGTARPAKVLVLGAGVAGLAAIGTARRLGAVVTGYDVRPAAREEIASLGANVLDLHGEGGEGEGGYARAQTDEQQQAEQDELAAQIGRQDVVITTARVPGRRPPLLVTEAAVKQLRPGSVIVDLAAGPLGGNVEGSRPDETVVTGDGVTVIGAGNLPATMPAAASTAYAHNVRAFLGHVLRDGELALDPADEIQRAVIVAGLPGGAA, from the coding sequence ATGCGCCGCATAGGGATCGTCAAGGAGAGCGCCCCGGGTGAGCGCCGCGTCGCGATCACCCCGGACTCGGTGGCGCACCTGCGCGCCGCGGGGCTGGAGGTGCTGGTCGAGACGCGCGCCGGGGAGGCCGCGTTCTTCCCCGACAGCATGTACGGGCAGGCGGGCGCCGAGATCGTCGACGCGGACGAGCTGTACGCCCGGGCCGACATCGTCGCCTGCGTGGACCGCCCGCCGGCCGCGCGGCTGCGTCCCGGCACGTTCGTGGTCGGCCTGCTGCGTCCCGACCCCGCGTACCTGGCGGAGCTGGCCGCCCGCGGCGTGACCGCCGCCAGCCTGGACCGGGTGCCGCGCACGATCAGCGCCGCCCAGCCCATGGACGCCGTCACCTCGCAGGAGAACGTGGCCGGCTACCGCGCCGCCGTCGTGGCCGCGCACGCCTACGAGCGGTTCTTCCCGCTGCTGGTCACCGCCGCCGGCACCGCCCGGCCGGCCAAGGTGCTGGTGCTCGGCGCCGGCGTGGCCGGGCTGGCCGCGATCGGCACCGCCCGCCGCCTCGGCGCGGTCGTCACCGGCTACGACGTGCGGCCCGCGGCCCGCGAGGAGATCGCCTCCCTCGGCGCGAACGTCCTGGACCTGCACGGCGAGGGCGGCGAGGGCGAGGGCGGCTACGCCAGGGCCCAGACCGACGAGCAGCAGCAGGCCGAGCAGGACGAGCTGGCCGCGCAGATCGGCCGCCAGGACGTCGTCATCACCACCGCCCGCGTTCCCGGCCGCCGCCCGCCGCTGCTGGTCACCGAGGCCGCGGTCAAGCAGCTGCGGCCCGGCTCGGTGATCGTCGACCTGGCCGCCGGCCCGCTCGGCGGCAACGTCGAGGGCTCCAGGCCGGACGAGACCGTCGTCACCGGCGACGGCGTCACCGTGATCGGCGCGGGCAACCTGCCCGCCACGATGCCGGCCGCCGCCTCCACCGCCTACGCCCACAACGTGCGCGCCTTCCTCGGCCACGTGCTGCGCGACGGCGAGCTCGCCCTCGACCCCGCCGACGAGATCCAGCGCGCCGTGATCGTCGCGGGACTGCCCGGGGGTGCGGCGTGA
- a CDS encoding 2-oxoacid:acceptor oxidoreductase family protein, whose protein sequence is MVFQTRIHGRGGQGVVTAAEMLSVAAFLEGRHAQAFPTFGSERTGAPVVSYCRISDQEIRVREPIVEPDCVIVQDVTLLRQIDVFAGLRPGGHVLINTAKGPEELGVRGVCVPATEIALRHVGKPVPNAALLGAFCALTGVLSLESVCAAVRATFPGPVAEANVAAAGEAHAHLKAQLEEAARA, encoded by the coding sequence ATGGTGTTCCAGACGCGTATTCACGGCCGGGGTGGCCAGGGCGTGGTGACGGCGGCCGAGATGTTGTCCGTCGCGGCCTTCCTCGAGGGCCGGCACGCCCAGGCGTTCCCGACGTTCGGCTCCGAGCGGACCGGCGCGCCCGTCGTGTCGTACTGCCGGATCTCCGACCAGGAGATCCGGGTCCGCGAGCCGATCGTCGAGCCGGACTGCGTCATCGTCCAGGACGTCACCCTGCTGCGGCAGATCGACGTGTTCGCCGGGCTGCGGCCCGGCGGCCACGTGCTGATCAACACCGCCAAGGGCCCGGAGGAGCTGGGGGTGCGCGGCGTCTGCGTGCCCGCCACGGAGATCGCGCTGCGCCACGTCGGCAAGCCGGTCCCCAACGCGGCGCTGCTCGGCGCGTTCTGCGCGCTCACCGGGGTGCTGTCGCTGGAGTCGGTGTGCGCGGCCGTCCGCGCCACCTTCCCGGGCCCGGTGGCCGAGGCGAACGTCGCCGCGGCCGGTGAGGCCCACGCCCACCTGAAGGCCCAGCTGGAGGAGGCCGCCCGTGCTTAG
- a CDS encoding transketolase C-terminal domain-containing protein: MLRQIEGSQAVAEAVAACRPEVVCAYPISPQTHIVEALSRLVSAKKLTPCEYLNVESEFAAMSACIGASAAGARVYTATASQGLLYMTEALFNASGLGLPIVMTVANRAIGAPINIWNDHSDSMSQRDSGWIQLYAETNQEAADLHVQAYALAEELSLPVMVCMDGFVLTHAFERVDLPARERVDAFLPPYEPRQVLDPGDPVSIGAMVGPEAFTEVRYLLHARHLQALDRIPAIARSFEDAFGRRSGGLVRGYRVQDADTVVLALGSVLGTVKDVVDELRGQGRRIGVAALTTFRPFPFAAVRELLGRARRIVVLERAFSVGVGGIVSADVRTALPEAAIATVVAGLGGRPVTKAALHRVLAAEPEPLTFLDLDRELVGRELARSAERRRSGPAAENMLRDLAGGN, encoded by the coding sequence GTGCTTAGGCAGATCGAGGGGTCGCAGGCGGTGGCCGAGGCGGTCGCCGCGTGCCGGCCCGAGGTCGTGTGCGCGTACCCGATCTCGCCGCAGACGCACATCGTGGAGGCGCTCAGCCGGCTGGTGTCGGCGAAGAAGCTGACGCCGTGCGAGTACCTGAACGTGGAGTCGGAGTTCGCCGCCATGTCGGCGTGCATCGGCGCGTCGGCCGCCGGGGCGCGGGTCTACACCGCGACCGCCAGCCAGGGCCTGCTCTACATGACCGAGGCGCTGTTCAACGCCTCCGGGCTCGGGCTGCCGATCGTGATGACCGTCGCGAACCGGGCGATCGGCGCGCCCATCAACATCTGGAACGACCACAGCGACTCGATGTCGCAGCGCGACTCCGGCTGGATCCAGCTCTACGCCGAGACCAACCAGGAGGCCGCGGACCTGCACGTGCAGGCGTACGCGCTGGCCGAGGAGCTGTCGCTGCCGGTCATGGTGTGCATGGACGGCTTCGTGCTGACGCACGCCTTCGAGCGGGTGGACCTGCCCGCCCGCGAGCGGGTCGACGCGTTCCTGCCGCCGTACGAGCCGCGCCAGGTCCTCGACCCGGGCGACCCGGTCTCCATCGGCGCGATGGTCGGGCCGGAGGCGTTCACCGAGGTCCGCTACCTGCTGCACGCCCGCCACCTGCAGGCGCTCGACCGCATCCCGGCGATCGCCCGCTCCTTCGAGGACGCCTTCGGCCGCCGTTCGGGCGGACTGGTGCGCGGCTACCGGGTCCAGGACGCCGACACGGTGGTGCTGGCGCTCGGGTCGGTGCTCGGCACCGTCAAGGACGTCGTGGACGAGCTGCGCGGGCAGGGACGGCGGATCGGGGTGGCGGCGCTGACCACGTTCCGGCCCTTCCCGTTCGCCGCGGTGCGCGAGCTGCTCGGCCGGGCCCGCCGGATCGTGGTGCTGGAGCGGGCCTTCTCCGTCGGCGTCGGCGGGATCGTCTCGGCCGACGTGCGCACCGCGCTGCCGGAGGCCGCCATCGCCACCGTCGTGGCCGGGCTCGGCGGGCGGCCGGTCACCAAGGCCGCGCTGCACCGCGTGCTGGCCGCCGAGCCGGAGCCGCTGACGTTCCTCGACCTCGACCGC